Proteins from a genomic interval of Capsicum annuum cultivar UCD-10X-F1 chromosome 4, UCD10Xv1.1, whole genome shotgun sequence:
- the LOC107869451 gene encoding probable carbohydrate esterase At4g34215 yields MLKHKNDEIILILTFLLLVSNLCWLMSPKRVKECNTTRSTGKKNIQVFLLAGQSNMAGRGGVFRKVVGGNVTKVWDGFVPEECKPNRKIIRFNVAQKWEEAHEPLNYGIDCLSSCGLGPGMAFANEILKKDSKFGVIGLVPCARGGTGLDKWRNGSLPYGELVKRAKIAEKNDGIIRGLLWYHGESDVKGGNGYKDYKINLEKFIHDLRTDLNSPNLPILYVILPYPTKPFKGPYIEEVRAAQLAINIPNVIRIDAKGLQIGPDGIHLTTPAQVQLGHMFAHAFLTLNNFTLSNTYSFFKFFPSNIFS; encoded by the exons ATGTTGAAGcacaaaaatgatgaaattattttgatcCTAACATTTCTTTTACTTGTCTCAAACTTATGTTGGTTAATGAGTCCCAAGAGAGTGAAGGAATGTAACACTACTCGTAGTACTGGCAAGAAGAATATACAAGTTTTTCTGTTAGCAGGGCAAAGCAACATGGCAGGACGCGGCGGAGTCTTTAGAAAAGTTGTTGGAGGAAATGTTACCAAAGTGTGGGATGGTTTCGTGCCTGAAGAATGTAAACCAAATCGAAAAATTATACGATTTAATGTAGCACAAAAATGGGAAGAAGCACACGAGCCTCTAAACTATGGGATCGATTGTTTATCGAGCTGTGGACTTGGTCCTGGAATGGCATTTGCTAATGAAATTCTTAAAAAAGACAGTAAATTTGGTGTCATTGGTTTAGTACCTTGTGCTAGAGGAGGAACTGGTTTGGATAAATGGAGAAATGGATCTCTACCTTATGGTGAATTGGTTAAAAGAGCAAAAATTGCTGAGAAAAATGATGGAATTATTAGGGGGTTATTGTGGTATCATGGTGAAAGTGATGTAAAAGGTGGGAATGGATACAAAGATTATAAGATCAATTTGGAGAAATTCATTCATGACTTGCGTACTGATTTGAATTCTCCTAATCTCCCAATTTTGTAT GTTATCCTACCATATCCAACAAAGCCATTTAAAGGGCCATACATAGAAGAAGTGAGAGCAGCACAATTGGCAATCAACATCCCAAATGTAATAAGGATTGATGCTAAGGGACTACAAATAGGTCCAGATGGAATTCATCTAACTACACCAGCTCAAGTTCAACTTGGTCATATGTTTGCTCATGCTTTCCTTACTCTAAACAATTTTACATTGTCGAATACCTATAGTTTCTTTAAGTTTTTCCCTTCTAATATATTTTCTTAG